DNA sequence from the Mauremys mutica isolate MM-2020 ecotype Southern chromosome 9, ASM2049712v1, whole genome shotgun sequence genome:
ATGAGGAGCTCTTCCCTAGACATGGATCAAGTCAGCTACTCCAATCAGTAGTATGGGGGTGAGGCCAGCCAGTGATCTGACTGTGGTTGTGgtcctgctcctgcctgcagtgctGCATTGACATCCAAGATGTGCCAGCGGAGACGGTATATGATGTGCTGCATGACATTGAGTATCGCAGGAAGTGGGACATGAACGTCATTGACACACATGACATTGCCCGGCTTGCCACCAATGCTGATGTGGGCTACTACTCCTGTGAGTGATGGCTTGGGGGCTGCTCTGCTTGGCTGAGTGCGGCAGGATGTGCGATCAACCCCAGAGAATTGAAATCCTGAGTTAAAGAAGTGCAGGGACCATCCAGTTTCCTTGAGTAGGAAGGAGCAAAGACTGAACCCATTCTGTATGCCCTGAATAGATACCATCTAGTCAGCAATAGGGCAAGCTTCCCATGCCTCAGCCCACTGGACTTTCTAACAGGAGAGGGGAGTTCAGTCCCCTGGGTTCATTTCATCCTTGGCATATCTGTTGAGGCCGCTAACAGAAAGATCAGCTGGGCTCTTAAGAGATGAGGGGAGGCATTGGTGGCAGGATACAGAGAGATCACTAACCTCACCTGAGGGCCGAGTGCAGGCAAGGTAGAACACCCCCCCCCATAGTGTGACTGCACTTCCTGCAGCTCTTATCACTGGTGAGTTGAAGTGACTTTGCTTCCTTCTTGGCTAGGGAAGTGTCCAAAGCCCTTAAAGAACAGAGACGTGGTGACACTGCGATCCTGGCAGGTTGTGGATAAATCTTACATGATCATCAACTTCTCTGTCAAACACCCGGTGAGTCGGGGGAGGGAAGAGTTTAATTACATGGCCCCATGCTCCCACGGGACTCTCAATAGTGCCTGCTCAGATGCCTCCTTGATGAATGACTCCACCCCACAGCTACAGTCATGAGCTGGGTGGCATTTGTCCGGATTACAAGTTAAGGATGCTCTGAGCAGAATGTGACTCTGGCTCTTATTAACCTGAGCTACACTTGTTTATCTACCACCCCTTACTgatgccttaggcctggtctacacatgagggggaaattgatctaagatacgcaacttcagctacaagaatagcatagctgaagtcgatgcatcttagatcgaattaaaattacttacttcgcatcctcgcaGCGCTGGATCAATGGCTGCGGCTCCCCTGTCagctttgcttctgcctctcgtaCTGCTGGAGTTAAgcagttgacaggagagcgactggggattgatttatcacgtttacatcacgtgtagtgtagacatgataaatcaatccccgatagagcgatcgctacccaccgatccggcgggtagtgtagacgtacccttagagtgtATGTAGCCAGTCCCTGTGTCCCTTTGGGTGTGCAGGGACCTTTTATTATTGTGGGATATGTATTGCACAGCTAACTCTTTACAGACCAAGCACCGTGTCTGAGCCTCTAGATTAGTCCCATTGCCCTGTGTGTATAACACCAAGTCTGAGCGAGAGTCCAGGGAAGGTGACAGAGTTTGAGTGTCTGATTTCACCATACAGCAATATCCTCCTCGAAAGGACCTGGTAAGGGCTGTTTCTATCTTGGCGGGATACTTGGTGCAGTCGACTGGACCAAACAGCTGCACCTTGACTTACCTGGCTCAGGTGGACCCCAAAGGTGAGTATGGTTCTGTATCCCTTGTGGGTGTGCAAGGGGATGAGGCAACTTCAGGTCTAGGTGAACAGAAATTCTACTCCCTTATACAGGGCATCAATTGTATTGCTTTCTTTCCACACATTTCCCTCCTAGGCATCCATCTAGGATCACTTTGCAACTTGCCATGGAGATGATCTTGCAGCTTCACAATTGTACCCTGGTGAGGGGCTGGAGCATTGCGTGCAGTTGCACCCTGGCACAAATGCAGCATTTTTCTGCCATGGCTCACTAATTATTCTATTTCTCCACCTTTCTTTCTTATGCATTAGGGAAACTGCCAAAGTGGGTTGTGAATAAAGCTTCCCAGTACCTGGCACCAAGGGTGAGTGAAGGAGCTCCTGAGTAGTGGGTAATAAGGATCAACCATCATTCATGGTTAGAGGAAAGGGCTGGCAGTTAGTGGAGATCTAACATGTGCTTAGACTTTCCAGCCCCTCCAACTTCCTGGTACAGACCTGAGCAGTAATGAGAATGGGGGCATCCTAGGTATCTTTGGATTTGATACTAGAATGTGCTGGACCGGTTAGTCCAACATCTGACAATGACCGACCTCTGATCCATCAGAGAGGTGAAAAACCTGTGCACAATGCTTTGTCTTGGGGTCCCCAGCTTGTGACCACCGGATTCTGCATTCTGAGGTTCAGCATCCTCTGAGCTCTTGGAGTAGTGGGGAAGGCACAGGATTGCAGGGCATAACTGTGGGGGAATCTATTTGGCATGAGGTGTAGTTGAGACACAAGATTGCAGCATGGGTCAGCATCCTGGGTTCTGTCCACAGCTCTGTCCTTGGACTTGACCAAGGTGTCAGTGACTTTTTGGCTCAGCCTCcatttctctatctgtaaaatggggctaatagttGTCTGCCTCCTAGAGGAGAAGCAGCTGAAGCACAATGAGATCCTTAGATCTATTGAAGATACTGATTGCTTATCCAAACAAATGGAAAATGGTCCTGTATGGAACTGTACAGTATTAGTCTCTCCATGCGCTCAGGTCTGCCCCCTCTACCTGGCTCAGGTAACTGCACAGCACCCACCCTTTCCCAAGCATTAAGTACATAAGAAAATGCAGGGGGTCTGGTAGTGGTCAGATTCAGGCTGCTTCCATTTTCTTGGTCCCCTTTTCTGCTTTCTTCAGATGCTGAAGAAGATGCAAAAGGCCTGCTTGAAATACTCCTCCTGGAAACAGCAGCACAATGTCAGCGTGAAGCCCTGGCTGTATCCTGAGCAGAACGAGCTCCCCACCATGATGCTGTCAGACCTGGCACTCCAGCATGCTGCCTCTCTGGAGAACATTGATGAGAGCAGCCTGTCAGAGGTGAAGGACGAGAGGGGAGACCACAGTGGCTCTGAGAACTGATGCTGCTTGGTTCTCATCCAGGAGCAACACTGCACTGGACTGTGTTTGGACTCTTCCTGACAGTTTTACATTAAAGGGGGGAAATGTATTTTTATGCCCAGGGCTTGTAGTTCTTCCCGTCATGAGCCAAGAGACCATGTTTAGGTCTCAAGCATAGAAGGGTGTCCGTTCCCATCAGGATGGGAACAGAGGACAGTGGCTGCGTGGGGAGCTTGCAGCACCTGGGGCCCATTGTGCTGAGACAGCTATCGCAGTGAACAGGGTAAATCTTGGGGGAAAATTATCAGTGACATCTGATAGGATGGTATGAATTTCTTCTGCTTAATGATCCTTTCTGtactatgggtatggctacactggcgatttgcagcgctggaaagcctccaccagcgctgcaattagtaagtggccacacctgcaaggcacttccagcgctgcaactccctggctgcagcgctggccgaacacccctctcggcatggggaataaggattccagcgctggtgctgcagcgctggtcatcaagtgtggccacacaccagcgctgtgattggcctccagggtataaggatgtatcccagaatgcctgttcagccactctgctcatcaggtcagactctacttccctggcctcaggtgacccgccctttaaatgccccgggaattttaaaaatccccttcctgtttgctcagccaggtatggaatgcaatcagtgaatctttacaggtgaccatgcctccacgtggcaaacgagccccagcatggagcaatggcgagctgatggacctcatcagtgtttggggggaggaatctgtgcaggcacagctgcgctctagccgtaagaattatgatacctttgcccaggtatcgagagccatgatggaaaggggccatgagcgtgacgcggtgcagtgcagggtaaaagtaaaggagctgcggagtgcctattgcaaagcacgcgagggaaaccgcagatccggcagtgcccccacgacctgccgcttttacaaggagctggatgcgatttatgggggtgacccctctgtaaatccaaggaccacgatggacagttcagagccggtagaggagggggagggggagggggaggcagacagtgaggctactgtggtgggggaagccagcccggaggaggcatgcagtcaggagctcttctcaagccaggaggaagctagccagtcgcagcccctggaacttggtgcagaagaatcacaggagcaggtcccaggtaagcagcttttattgcaatgcaaaggtttgggGAGATtcggggggatggtatggctgcatgcctgcatgcctagacatggaatatcccattgatgtggtctatcacgtcgcagtaatctgcctctgtaatctcttcaaaagtttctgcaagagcataggcaattcgcgtgaccaagtttaaagggagagccattgtggtccctgtcccattcaggctaacgcgtccgcgccactgttccaggacgggtgggggaaccatgcttgcacagaggcacgctgcataaggacccgggcggaatccgcattgttgtaggaaaccctcccttgcttctttggtaacccgcagaagggagatatcttccagtattaagtcctgtgggaaatggagggagtgtttcagtgctggtttccccaactgcatagcgcggcaggcaggaaccccaggaaccccagggttaacaaagccccgaaacaggcagtctagccatgaagcaagaagcaccctgctcgagcagaccgcggaaggaaagcccagggttaattcctgagggagatggaggtgctgcgtttaagaaagcaccccccctgctcgagcagaccgcggaaggaaagcccagggttaattcctgagggagatggaggtgctgcgtttaagaaagcaccccccctgctcgagcagaccgcggaaggaaagcccagggttaattcctgagggagatggaggtgctgcgtttaagaaagcaccccccctgctcgagcagaccgcggaaggaaagcccagggttaattcctgagggagatggaggtgctgcgtttaagaaagcaccccccctgctcgagcagaccgcggaaggaaagcccagggttaattcctgagggagatggaggtgctgcgtttaagaaagcaccccccctgctcgagcagaccgcggaaggaaagcccagggttaatttccattaccatttctgggaggctgtgaattctcgagtagttgctgaaatgtgtgaggaatgcttgtgagactttaaaataacttcagattatacacaatggaagctctcttaaatgtatcatttgctgtttttttacagtgaccttgagtagtcctgggccagtcttatcagtgactgaaagaaagctgcaaaacctgaggaggaaaccgaacaagagcaaagaagaactggtgaaggcagttatgaaccagtgtgcaacagagaataaaaatgcgcaggaatggagagaaaagatgcatcactggaggcaaacagaaagcaggagaaaggcgttgacgctgaagaaaaccacgaggcagcttataaacctcattgcgcgccaaacagactgtatgcagtcaatggtagcaatgcaggcagagcactaccgtgccaaacccccaccctcccaaacctctttcccctatgcaccaatgtcagctccaagtcccgttccccagcatccaggttcttacctacaccatcaccagctgcccccgacacctgtacggtcacctatgagcccagagaactacgacccttaccctctgcactcaacccccatcaccatgcaacagtacaatcctgaagtgcacagcactcctggcagtacatatgagaaactatgaatgtacagttcaacaaccaacccccctgcccgtgtacttcattttttttaaataaatgatttctttgattatgaatcagtttttattattgcataaactgaaagataacaaaccccaatgaaaacacaggtaacaaacatcaaggaaaacacaggcactgaaaagcactgtaaccagtgcacgtcactcctggtcaaggcaaaaaaacattactgttggctttcagcctcaaatttctccctcaaggcatccctaatccttgttgccctgtggtgggcgtctctagtagccctgctgtctggctgtgcaaattcagcctccaggacttgcacctcgttggtccatgcctggctgaatgcttcacccttcccttcacaaatattatggagggtacagcacgcggatagaaccgcggggatgctgctttcccccaaatctagcttcccatagagacatctccagcgagcttttaaacggccaaaagcacactccacagtcattcggcatcggctcagcctgtagttgaaacggtcctggctcctgttcagcttccctgtatatggtttcatgagccaaggcattaatgggtaagcggggtccccaaggatcacaatgggcatttcaacgtcccttactgtgatctttcggtctgggaaaaatgtaccttcctgcatcttcctgaacaggccactgttccgaaagatgcgtgcatcatgcacttttccaggccagcctgtgtaaatatcaatgaaacgcccacggtgatccacaagcgcctggagaaccatagagaaataccccttgcgattaatgtactcgtaggctaggtggggtggtgccagaataggaatatgcgtcccatctattgctcctccacagttagggaaacccatttctgaaaagccatccacaatgtcctgcacgttccccacagtcacggttctcctcagcaggatgcgattaatggccctgcaaacttgcatcaacacgattccaacggtcgactttcccaccccaaactggttcccgaccgaccggtagctgtctggagttgccagcttccacattgcaatagccacccgcttttccaccgtcagggcagctctcaatcttgtgtccttgcgccgcagggtgggggcgagctcagcacacagtcccatgaaagtggcttttctcatacgaaagttctgcagccactgctcgtcatcccagacttccatgacaatgtgatcccaccactcactgcttgtctcacgagcccaaaagcggcgttccacggtgctgagcatttccgttaccgccacaagcaatttcatgtcacccgctttaggaaaatccatatcatcatcggaatcctcactgtcactttggagctgaaggagtagctcaactgccaaacgtgatgtgctggcgacagtcagcagcaaattcctcagcagctcaggctccatttcacagcgtgctgaactcacaatggcaagaaacgtggacggcgaaactgagattgctgggaagtgaagcgatgcaccacggggcgttggaacaggaagcggaatgacccacacacttccttccccttcccacaatactgagcgccaaaacggcgccaaaacgggatgaggtgctctgtgggatagctgcccacaatgcacctctcagtacagcgctggaaatgctgccaatgtggccacactgcagcgctggtagctgtcagtgtggccacactgcagcgctggccctgcacagctggatgaccagcgctgcaaactaccagcgctgcaaaccgtaagtgtagccataccctatgacaggtttcagagtagcagctgtgttagtctccaaggtgccacaagtactcctgttctttttgcagatacagactaacaaatttatttgagtataagctttcgtgggctacagcccacttcatcggatgcatagaatggaacatagagtaaggagatatatatggATACAGAAcacgaaaaggtggaagtagccacaCTGCCTCTTAGAGtcggtatggctacttccaccttttcgtgTTCTGTATCCATATATATTTCCTTActctatgttccattctatgcatccgatgaagtgggctgtagcccacgaaagcttatgctcaaataaatttgttagtctctaaggtgccacaagtactcctgtttctGTACTGTGACCAAGACCTGTTGCTTCATATGAAGGTAAAGATATCCATAATGTATCTGGCCAACTGTGCTGTGCTGCCTCTTGGTGGGAGTTGCTCCCCGAAGTGCTAATGCTGCCCCAGTCTGAGAGTTTTTGCCTGTGTATTCTGAGAGCCATTAAGAACTGGATAGCATTAGACTACGTACCCTCCTACAGAAATGGGCAACAGGGGTGAGTTTGGGGTGGATGGACATCCTTACCTCCTGGGGCACttctggggagagaggagaatcCTGTCTGCCTGTTCAGAGTTCATGTGATGCTCCCTGACAGAGCTGAGGAATTCAACTCCAGTGCAGGAGGGAGGAGCATGCCCCAGAAGGCCTTGAAGACTGACCCAAGTTTATTATTGCCATAACTTGGGATGTCATCCTATTTCCCCAGGGCTGAACTTGACCCCAGCAAAGCAGGCTTGTATTGAATGGGGTGATGTGATAGGTAGCTGGAAAGGGACAGATGCAAATAAGTCTCAGGGGAGCAGATTGGCTTTGTTATCAAGGTGACAGGAAATGGACTTGGAGTGGTAAGAACTGGGCTgccaaatgatttaaaaaaaaatcacaatcatgagattaaaaaaagtcatgattaattgcagttttaatcaccctggtaaacaatagaataccatttatttacatatttttgccAATAGTTTTGGTTTGGTGTGTATTGGAAGAACACTGTCTCTTTCAGCATAGCACTTTGCAGTCAGCAGCACTCACTTCtgagccaccagcagcagcaaagtTCCCTTGTTCCCTGGATTCAGCTCAGTGGTGACCGGCTACATGGGCAAGGGGAGGGGAATACCCCAGCATCAGCCTCCACACCCCACTCTGCACAGGAGGCTGGCTCCCAGTCGGGAGCCGCTTGGCCAGGGGCAGAGAGGTAGGAGCCACAGTGGAGAAGGGTGGCAGAGgcatgcagcagcaccccctgagCATGGTGCCTTGAGCAGTGGCCCCCCCCTTGCCTACCTGGCCACCACCGAGTCCCATCTGCAGAGATATGTGATTAACGCTCACTAAAAAGtgttaatttttgagttaattgcatgcaTTAACTGAGATTAATTTACAGTTctagtaagaacataagaatggccatactggtcagaccagaatccatatagcccagtatcctgtcttttgataGTGGCaggttccagatgcttcagagggagtgaacagaacaaggcaatttattgagtgatccatcccgttatCTAGTCCCaccttctagcagtcagaggtttagggacatctaGAGCATGGTAAGGTTGACTGAGTCCGGGAGCTGAGGTGTAAAATGGATGGAGCTAGTGCTGCACTTGAGGAAATAAGATGAGCAGCTTGAATGTTCAGTGAGAATTTTTAGGGTTTGTCTCTGTGGGTTTGTAGTCATCTGTGTGCAGATAAGTTAGGGACAGCCCGTGGGCCTCTGGCCATAGGCCCCTCAGTGAACCTTATTGGAGTCTCCTGTTAAAAGACCCTATGCAAATACACTTGTTTGTGCTGAGCACTGCTGTGTCCTGCCAGGCCTGTTTGCTCACTGCACTCTCCATTCTGCAACACATGGTAGGTGTTGGCTCTGCGAGGCTGGGTGTGGAACTGCTCATTGAACTTTCCCCCAGGATGTTTGCCTGCTCAAGCAGGTGACACGGATGAAGCTAGAGAAACTAATCTTGAAGGCAGTTGTTGGATTTGTGGGGTGTGAGATTGGCTTGTAATGATAACAGACTTGTGTTCCTTCTCCAGGCCAGTGGAACTGTGTCCATGGGTGTGCTATAAAGGCAGGTCAGTATGAGGGAAGGGCCTGGGCCCTCTGCACTACTTTCACCTGTCTCTGCTGTGGAGATGCCTTGGGTTCCTTGTCCCCAGGGCATTATTCCTATTGGCAGCAGCTGGCCTGTAGCAGTGAGGCTGCCAGCTCATGTTAGGTTTTGATAGAAGATTGTTACTGAGAACAAGTAATTGTTAGTTCTGTCCTCAGTTTTCACCTCCTTAGAGTCCaaagcactgggggtggggagaagactgGCTAACCCTGGCCTGTAGGTGCAAAAGCTGGGCCTAGAGTTGCTTTTTTTCCTGCAGTCTGACCCTTTTGAAGAGACAGTCCCAGTGTTGCGAACAGCAGTGTTTACTAGAACTTCCAGCAGAAGTGAGAACACCAGCTGCCACAGGGGGGGATTAAGTGGCACATCCCAGACTCCTTGTCAGAGAAAGTCAAATTGACTCAGTGTTTGGCTTGGCTTGCACTGCGGTTCCCACCTCTGGAACTGAACCAGTAATCACAATGGTGGGCAACTGTTAAAAAGTGTCCCTATATGTGCCAAGGGTCCCTTTCAGTGCCTGCAGTTGTAGAAGTTAAGGACAGAGTCTTGCATATAACTTTAGCCTCCAATGCTGATGTCAATTGAGCTGTGCTCGCTGTACTTCCTCCATGTGTGGGATGGGCGGGTACAATTCATCAGACCACATTCATTTCCTGGGAGGGAATTAAAACATAGTACAGGAGCCAGACTTCAAAactaactttatttttattaagacTTTTAGGTGCCTACAAAGCGATAGAACAAATCCCAGCCCAGGAAGGCAGACCTAGCCCCAGATCCTGTTTGGCAAGAGCAAAGAAACTTTGAGGATAATGAGACCACCTCACTGCTGTGCTTCCTACCAAGAAGTCAGCTGCTAAGAGGAACTGCAATAAGCTTCCCCACATAGGGCATGGTGGGTTCTATTTCGCTTCATAAACAGCCAACATCCAGTTAATTCAGTAGTAGGTTGTGTGACTTGCTTACATAGATGGAATGTGAGGGATGGATGAGTGCAGGTACCTCCCCTTTACAGCTGGCTGGGAATCTTAACAGGAGAGAATAGTAAAGGGACAAATGGTGTGATAGTGCAGAATGATGAATGTGTCCTCAGTAGATAATATCCACCACATCATCAGCAGGAAATGTTTAACGATGAAAGCAGCAGTGCCACACAAGGAACCTAGCAAAACAATTGTGTGTTTGGTGCTAGACCACAGCAAGCATGATTTGGAAACAAGTCCCAAGAATTACtcaagctctcccctcccccccacccgtgAAGTCATGATGGGATACACACATATGCTCTAATCTTAAAATCTAGGAAAATGGCTGGATAGACACACAATACTAAAGTTCACTGATGTTACATCCTCTCTTCCCTGGATCCCAACCAATCCATTGCCCTAGAAAGgagcagctgggggggaggggtggaggaggaggatgattTCTAGCTATGTCCATAAAATGGGCTGAACAATTTGTTCATCTTCTAGAATTTGGGAAGATGGCAGGGTCAGGCTGCAGCAAGTGGCCACTGGACAATGAGAACAAGGCAGAGTCCATCGCCTATGCAGTAattgctgccctgcccccggttcTCTTACCACAGAGCACTTATTCCTCTTGCCTCCCCAGAGCCCAAGTGCTACTGTGCTGTGAACAAAGTACAGGGCCTACTTCTAAAGGAAACTCCAGTGGATGATGAATTGTGCAGAGGCACCTATCTTGGCAATGGCAGACAGCAGCTTGGCTGTGCCCATGCCAGGTTCTACCAGCTactttctcccaccaacacagcaAGCAGTAGCTGCTTCATTAGTGTCGTACAATTTTGCAGTGCATGACGGATAGGGCAAAAGACATTCAAGACCATGTTGGAAAGAAAAAGCCTGCTCTGTGCTTGGCTTAGAATCAGCACCACAGCCCCATCATCTTATGCTCTAATTCAGACATGGTGCATGTATACAGACCCACCCTCTTTGGCCTCACACCTCATTGAGATGGGCAAGAGCAGCACCCCATAAGAATCTCCTTTAAAAGAAGCAATCACCTACTGGACCAGATACTCACTCCATGGATACAAGTCTGGCTACAGAAGCCACCCTTCATTCCCCAGCATCCTCCATACCCCACTTCTCTATCAACCTCTACAGCGCAGTGCCTGAGCCAGAAACTGGAGCTTAgagcccagctccctgtcctgccaCATCCTTGACTCCATGGTGTAAACAGCAGGAAGCGGTTGGGTCCATCAGTAcagagagcagagctgggatCTTGTGGGAGCTGAGACCCACAGAGCCAGCAGGATAGTCACACCTCTGCCCAAAGCTGAAACTTGAAGGAAAATCTAGTTTAGTGTCAAATCTCCCCAATGCTGAGGAGAGCAGAGTCATCTTGCTGTGACCCAATGAACTACAGGGTAGAGCAGCCATTACTAGGGGGACCTTATCAGGGACAGTGAACAGTTCTTTCCTTCTGCCTCTGGTAATCTGGAATGGAAAAGCAGGCATTAGTGAGGCTGATAGAGTAGGACAAACAGAGAATGGGCTCGGGTGCTGCTATTTGAGTGCAGGCATTGCTCTATATGGAACTATGTCCAGTTACTGTAGTAGCATCAATTTCCTTACTACTAAGGGTGACAGGTCTAAGGTCCAGGATCAGCCTGAATACA
Encoded proteins:
- the LOC123377054 gene encoding START domain-containing protein 10-like isoform X1, which translates into the protein MEPVQVPDADAFRAFQAQCEAERGWQSRYSREGVGVWVQPPPPAGPAVHTVKCCIDIQDVPAETVYDVLHDIEYRRKWDMNVIDTHDIARLATNADVGYYSWKCPKPLKNRDVVTLRSWQVVDKSYMIINFSVKHPQYPPRKDLVRAVSILAGYLVQSTGPNSCTLTYLAQVDPKGKLPKWVVNKASQYLAPRMLKKMQKACLKYSSWKQQHNVSVKPWLYPEQNELPTMMLSDLALQHAASLENIDESSLSEVKDERGDHSGSEN
- the LOC123377054 gene encoding START domain-containing protein 10-like isoform X2; the encoded protein is MEPVQVPDADAFRAFQAQCEAERGWQSRYSREGVGVWVQPPPPAGPAVHTVKCCIDIQDVPAETVYDVLHDIEYRRKWDMNVIDTHDIARLATNADVGYYSWKCPKPLKNRDVVTLRSWQVVDKSYMIINFSVKHPQYPPRKDLVRAVSILAGYLVQSTGPNSCTLTYLAQVDPKGKLPKWVVNKASQYLAPRMLKKMQKACLKYSSWKQQHNVSVKPWLYPEQNELPTMMLSDLALQHAASLENIDESSLSEASGTVSMGVL